A genomic region of Terriglobales bacterium contains the following coding sequences:
- a CDS encoding PQQ-dependent sugar dehydrogenase translates to MPRSSWRTLAVLLAALLLCAATGAQTFSDSGFVSETVIQVDQYGPTGFVFLPGGRMLLWEKSGVILMVKPDAAPNSYVITGTFADVSAHVNRYWDRGLLGVAIDPNFSSNGYVYLSYVFENTADPLSAGAKTSRVTRIQADPANPDVALPGETVLIGSVGTPPCPEPPSSGDCIPANEVSHSIDLVKFGPDGKLYVSNGDGASFSSATSGSLRAQSLDSYSGKILRLNPDGSAPTDNPFYNGANNTRGRVYDYGLRNPFRFAFHPATGELFIGDVGWNQFEEVDRGRGRNFGWPCYEGNGPEQDFQNAFPSQCGGLSVTAPMYTYGHAVGATIILGPFYDDDNFPAQYAGSLFIADYAGDWIRRITFDANGNMTGVVDFATAAGGPVHLDLGPDGALYYIAFPAGQLRRIRYTGAGNRAPVAVASASPTSGYSPLAVDFSAAGSSDPDGDAPLTYTWDFGDGNSGPGMTVTHAYNSATVQTFTATLTVTDPSSAASSVTVSVTVGSVPPAATIGSPANNTTIRPGQTIHFSGSASDPDETLLDSALAWQLLLHHNTHVHTIATASGPSGNFVVEDHDPASSYAYELILTATDSSGLKGTAGISMPVAQPDYTITADPPAQTISAGQSAQFTISATAAGGGGAFYDSAISFNCTGLPSLSSCVFSPTPITPGTGTATTTLTIHTTAPSSAAAQPAPFNPLPFYFALLGMPLALVLARRAPRSRQYGLLGIVLLALLGPACGGGGGSSTPHGGGGSPGTAHGTFTVHVHATSGTNSHQANVTLTVQ, encoded by the coding sequence TTGCCTCGCTCATCCTGGCGGACGCTCGCCGTCCTGCTCGCAGCGCTCTTGCTCTGCGCCGCCACGGGTGCGCAGACCTTCAGCGACTCCGGCTTCGTCTCGGAAACGGTCATCCAGGTGGACCAGTACGGCCCCACCGGCTTCGTCTTCCTGCCCGGCGGCCGCATGCTGCTGTGGGAAAAATCCGGCGTCATCCTGATGGTGAAGCCCGACGCGGCGCCCAACAGCTACGTCATCACCGGCACCTTCGCCGACGTGAGCGCGCACGTGAACCGCTACTGGGACCGCGGCCTGCTCGGTGTGGCCATCGATCCCAACTTTTCCTCCAACGGCTACGTCTATCTTTCCTACGTCTTCGAGAACACCGCCGACCCGCTCAGCGCGGGCGCGAAGACCTCGCGCGTGACGCGCATCCAGGCCGACCCGGCGAATCCCGACGTCGCGCTGCCGGGCGAGACGGTGCTGATCGGTTCGGTCGGCACGCCGCCCTGCCCCGAGCCGCCGTCGAGCGGTGACTGCATCCCGGCCAACGAGGTGTCGCACTCCATCGACCTGGTGAAGTTCGGGCCCGACGGCAAACTCTACGTCTCCAATGGCGACGGCGCGTCGTTCTCGAGCGCGACCTCCGGCAGCCTGCGCGCGCAGAGCCTCGACAGCTACTCCGGCAAGATCCTGCGCCTGAATCCCGACGGCTCCGCGCCCACCGACAACCCCTTCTACAACGGCGCGAACAACACCCGCGGGCGGGTGTACGACTACGGCCTGCGCAACCCGTTCCGTTTCGCCTTTCACCCGGCCACGGGCGAGCTGTTCATCGGCGACGTAGGCTGGAACCAGTTCGAGGAGGTCGATCGCGGGCGCGGCCGCAACTTCGGCTGGCCGTGCTACGAGGGCAACGGCCCCGAGCAGGATTTCCAGAACGCATTTCCGTCGCAATGCGGCGGGCTCAGCGTCACCGCGCCGATGTACACCTACGGCCATGCGGTGGGCGCCACCATCATCCTGGGGCCGTTCTACGACGACGACAACTTCCCCGCGCAATACGCCGGCAGCCTGTTCATCGCCGACTACGCCGGCGATTGGATCCGCCGCATCACGTTCGACGCGAACGGCAACATGACCGGCGTGGTGGACTTCGCGACCGCGGCCGGCGGGCCGGTGCACCTCGACCTCGGGCCCGACGGCGCGCTCTACTACATCGCGTTCCCCGCGGGCCAGCTGCGGCGCATCCGCTACACCGGAGCCGGCAACCGCGCTCCGGTCGCGGTCGCGAGTGCTTCGCCCACTTCGGGTTACTCGCCGCTTGCGGTGGACTTCTCCGCCGCCGGCAGCTCCGACCCGGACGGCGACGCGCCGCTCACCTACACGTGGGATTTCGGTGACGGCAACTCGGGTCCGGGCATGACCGTCACGCACGCCTACAACTCCGCGACCGTGCAGACCTTCACCGCCACGCTGACCGTGACCGATCCGAGCAGCGCTGCGAGCAGCGTGACCGTGAGCGTGACCGTCGGCAGCGTGCCGCCGGCCGCGACCATCGGTTCGCCGGCGAACAACACGACCATCCGCCCGGGCCAGACCATCCACTTCAGCGGCTCGGCCAGCGATCCCGACGAGACGCTGCTCGACTCCGCGCTCGCGTGGCAGTTGCTGCTGCACCACAACACGCACGTCCACACCATCGCGACCGCGAGCGGGCCGAGCGGCAACTTCGTGGTGGAGGACCACGACCCGGCGAGCAGCTACGCCTACGAGCTCATCCTGACGGCGACCGACTCCAGCGGGCTCAAGGGGACAGCCGGCATCAGCATGCCGGTGGCGCAGCCGGACTACACCATCACGGCCGACCCGCCCGCGCAGACCATCAGCGCGGGGCAGTCGGCGCAGTTCACCATCAGCGCGACGGCGGCCGGCGGCGGCGGCGCGTTCTACGACTCGGCCATCTCGTTCAACTGCACCGGCCTGCCGAGCCTGAGCTCGTGCGTGTTCTCGCCTACGCCGATCACACCGGGCACGGGCACCGCCACGACCACGCTGACCATCCACACCACGGCGCCGTCGTCTGCGGCGGCGCAGCCGGCGCCGTTCAACCCGCTGCCCTTCTACTTCGCGCTGCTGGGGATGCCGCTGGCGCTCGTCCTCGCGCGTCGCGCTCCGCGCAGCCGCCAGTACGGCTTGCTGGGGATCGTGCTGCTGGCGCTGCTCGGGCCGGCCTGTGGTGGCGGCGGCGGAAGTTCCACGCCGCACGGCGGCGGCGGGTCGCCCGGCACCGCGCACGGCACCTTCACCGTCCACGTGCATGCGACCTCCGGCACGAACTCGCACCAGGCGAACGTCACCCTCACGGTGCAGTAG
- the rpmB gene encoding 50S ribosomal protein L28 — MARVCEICGKGPQFGNNISHAHNVTKRRWNVNLRPVHARVGKTTKRMRVCTNCLKSGKVVKA; from the coding sequence ATGGCAAGAGTCTGTGAAATCTGCGGCAAGGGGCCGCAGTTCGGCAACAACATCAGCCACGCGCACAACGTGACCAAGCGGCGCTGGAACGTGAACCTGCGCCCGGTGCACGCCCGCGTCGGCAAGACGACCAAGCGCATGCGCGTCTGCACCAACTGCCTCAAGTCCGGCAAAGTCGTCAAAGCCTAG
- a CDS encoding DUF971 domain-containing protein, whose translation MPVNPPAAPDPKSVKINLTAGTGVDIEWKDGHFSHFDFPYLRGACPCALCDDARGKEDREPWEKPKAKPGELPIFKPQAKPVHAEAVGKYAIRFTWSDGHEHGIFSWDYLRDICPCAECAAVREAEREHFK comes from the coding sequence ATGCCGGTCAACCCGCCCGCCGCGCCGGATCCCAAGTCGGTCAAGATCAACCTGACCGCGGGCACCGGTGTGGACATCGAGTGGAAGGACGGCCACTTCTCGCACTTCGACTTCCCCTACCTGCGCGGCGCGTGTCCGTGCGCGCTGTGCGACGACGCGCGCGGCAAGGAAGACCGCGAGCCGTGGGAGAAACCGAAGGCCAAGCCGGGCGAGCTGCCCATCTTCAAGCCGCAGGCGAAACCGGTCCACGCCGAGGCCGTGGGGAAATATGCCATCCGCTTCACGTGGTCGGACGGCCACGAGCACGGCATCTTCAGCTGGGACTACCTGCGCGACATCTGCCCGTGCGCGGAGTGCGCGGCGGTGCGGGAAGCGGAGCGGGAACATTTCAAGTAG